ctttttgtttccgtgcctttttcgcaaccgcggcactgttcaagcagatacgcgctttcccattccgcgtgttccccgccatcaccacgccacaattgtgcctcctttccataccacatGATAAtggtggatcgtgctcagacgatattgcgtttacagaatgtgaaggaggaggaaagtgaaaatttaaaggatttggtgtcggaatttttggcgtcattcgcaaaggcaactaaagaagagttaaaaagcgatattctggaagtccgtcggacatcttcaaaatatgcaatgaagcgtcagctgcctcgcgagattattatcgatttttcatctaagaagactcgggacaccattttatacaattcgagcaacgtggacttggactttcttggcaacaaggttaaggtattgaaggacattccatttttagctcggaaaagaagattcaaatacaaaaggtttgcagctcttctgagaaagcgtgatataaaatacaaatggttatttccggaaggcatctggtttagatataaagaccaagcctacaagataatatcggaagtacagctgaaggattttgtgcttaaccatcaagagttcgagcaagaagaagatccagaatctgaaggggggagtggggaggagggagtgagcgcagctattgtagctgttcaaagagaactgag
Above is a genomic segment from Eublepharis macularius isolate TG4126 chromosome 14, MPM_Emac_v1.0, whole genome shotgun sequence containing:
- the LOC129341943 gene encoding uncharacterized protein LOC129341943 — its product is MIWPNPHFLFVSVPFSQPRHCSSRYALSHSACSPPSPRHNCASFPYHMIMVDRAQTILRLQNVKEEESENLKDLVSEFLASFAKATKEELKSDILEVRRTSSKYAMKRQLPREIIIDFSSKKTRDTILYNSSNVDLDFLGNKVKVLKDIPFLARKRRFKYKRFAALLRKRDIKYKWLFPEGIWFRYKDQAYKIISEVQLKDFVLNHQEFEQEEDPESEGGSGEEGVSAAIVAVQRELRPRRRGGRRPDPDCSLYLVRSTNLIAY